Proteins from one Cryptomeria japonica chromosome 4, Sugi_1.0, whole genome shotgun sequence genomic window:
- the LOC131874967 gene encoding uncharacterized protein LOC131874967, producing MAKSKGKKPQGEKDLESLEVALIKINPDKRNLETPKNSPVKTRKIKKYSTKKSITIHLDLQDSEKEEEWFNDKENKESISQERMPPRLLCNDKNVQIKPKVTTFDSAEYFNLKDDDDSSNEDTGDKEYQAKDVEKEDFYKEDMEVGSDS from the coding sequence ATGGCCAAATCTAAGGGGAAGAAACCCCAGGGGGAAAAGGATTTAGAATCCCTTGAGGTAGCACTAATCAAAATCAATCCTGACAAGAGGAATTTGGAAACCCCCAAAAATAGTCCTGTTAAAACGAGAAAGATCAAAAAGTACTCTACCAAGAAAAGCATTACTATTCACCTAGATTTGCAAGATTCTGAGAAAGAAGAGGAGTGGTTTAATGATAAGGAGAATAAGGAGAGTATCTCACAAGAAAGAATGCCTCCTCGACTCTTGTGTAATGATAAAAATGTCCAAATCAAACCTAAAGTGACTACCTTTGATTCGGCAGAATATTTCAACTtgaaggatgatgatgattcttcaaaTGAGGATACAGGGGATAAGGAGTACCAAGCCAAAGATGTGGAAAAGGAGGATTTCTATAAGGAGGATATGGAAGTAGGGAGTGATTCCTAG